The Gordonia terrae genome contains the following window.
CCTCCGCCAGGCCGAACCCGCCGACGGATGGTCGGAGTCGGCGCTCCGGGTCCGGGAGGTCGCCGACCAGCTCGGGTACCAGCGCAACGTGTGGGCGGCCAGTCTGCGGACCCGCAAGACCACCACGATCGGTGTCGTGATGACGCGACTCACCGACGGCGTCGTCGCCACGACCTACCAGGGCATCGAGCAGGCCGCCACCCGGGCCGGTTACTCGGTGCTGCTGTCGAGCCCGCCTGACGAGGAGGCCGCTCAGCGGCGGGCCATCGAACTCCTCGTCGGGCGGCAGGTCGACGGTCTGTTGCTGAGCGGGCTCCATCGGCCGGGTGGCGATTTCGTCGAGTCGCTGCGGATCGGCGACCTTCCGTTGCTCGCGCTGACCCGGCACGCCGAGGCCGGGCTTCCCTTCGTCGGCGGTGACGACGTGCGCGGCGGCCGCATCGCGGCCCGGCATCTCCTGGATCGGGGGTACACCGACCTCGCCGCCATCGCCGGTCCCGCCCACGCGACCACGGCCACCGACCGACTCAGCGGGTTTCGCGCGGAGTTGCGCGAGGCCGGGATCACGCTGCCCGACGACCGCATCGTCGCGTCGAACTTCGAGGTCGACGGCGGTACGGCGGCCGGTCGCGCACTTCTGGATCGTCCGGACCGCCCGCGGGCGATCTTCGCGGTGTCGGACACGATCGCGGTGG
Protein-coding sequences here:
- a CDS encoding LacI family DNA-binding transcriptional regulator, which translates into the protein MISGQRAPTLKEIAQRAGVHVSTASRVLRQAEPADGWSESALRVREVADQLGYQRNVWAASLRTRKTTTIGVVMTRLTDGVVATTYQGIEQAATRAGYSVLLSSPPDEEAAQRRAIELLVGRQVDGLLLSGLHRPGGDFVESLRIGDLPLLALTRHAEAGLPFVGGDDVRGGRIAARHLLDRGYTDLAAIAGPAHATTATDRLSGFRAELREAGITLPDDRIVASNFEVDGGTAAGRALLDRPDRPRAIFAVSDTIAVGVLGVARDLGLRVPDDLALIGYNDIPVAAQLPVPLTTIRSPAREIGETAVRGLLDLATGRDVESRRLPVELIARGST